In Bacteroidota bacterium, a genomic segment contains:
- a CDS encoding beta-lactamase family protein, whose product MRVFLLSIGFLLALLSTGATVLAQPVGGLSFQTGEVKGIEGLFLQHRTCAYDYAFLNFSKQEGAVFMRSDNWNGRYHVASLGKTIVAIGILKLAEQGRLKLEDPVSIHLPALEMPNEWNATDPVRIAHLLEHSAGLDDMHFNEYFLYGDSKIPLGTALARNPASKRIRWRPGTRSAYSNLGYAIAGHVIEAIVKEEADVWLQKNVLQPMGMEHSFFDRCEKNNEPVVLGCKGLHTVSEECYGYYPAVGFVSTARDMGRLMAFLVGNGSVGTDTILQAASVERMLRPETTLAAKRGWFDGDYALGVRIWGDQNFKRIGVTGFIEGHVAQMEFYPATKSGWVLMSTDVMDRSGFLSEMRAIFRSKLDQVESAISLPKTAQFPVAGSYRFKNSRNGVLDFEDNLYGRLTVEAQGSDPNERWAHSPKQEPFLLVFQRQRPVADLVEVPHFNAFAGKTSEGKDFLVVEGKYFEREDSSLGFIRISFEMYKNLAGLFVCLLPVIWYFRRRLAWVEENFRLSWMAVLPFCLGFLGYKMLISENFAALGSFGIYSATLATFSVLIPLFTVFAAVQLVRNWPFGVGKYLRLAFIPLVLGNFGLTIYLAIFGMIPFVSWNY is encoded by the coding sequence ATGCGCGTTTTTTTGCTGTCAATTGGGTTCTTGTTGGCTTTGCTTTCGACCGGGGCAACTGTATTGGCACAACCGGTAGGCGGACTGAGTTTCCAAACAGGTGAAGTCAAGGGCATCGAAGGACTGTTTTTGCAACATCGAACCTGCGCCTACGACTATGCTTTTTTGAATTTTTCCAAGCAGGAGGGGGCCGTCTTTATGCGATCCGATAATTGGAATGGTCGATACCACGTCGCTTCCTTGGGAAAAACGATTGTCGCCATCGGAATATTGAAACTTGCCGAACAAGGCCGTCTGAAACTCGAGGATCCCGTCTCCATTCATCTTCCCGCGCTGGAAATGCCAAACGAATGGAACGCGACTGATCCTGTGCGGATTGCGCATTTATTGGAGCATTCGGCGGGGTTGGATGACATGCATTTCAATGAGTATTTTCTTTACGGAGATTCCAAAATTCCCTTGGGCACCGCGCTCGCACGCAACCCTGCGAGCAAGCGCATCCGTTGGCGACCTGGGACACGAAGCGCCTACAGCAACTTGGGCTATGCGATTGCTGGCCATGTGATTGAGGCGATTGTGAAGGAAGAGGCCGACGTATGGCTGCAAAAAAACGTGCTTCAGCCGATGGGCATGGAACATTCGTTTTTTGATCGCTGTGAAAAAAACAACGAACCGGTTGTGCTGGGCTGCAAAGGACTGCATACGGTTTCGGAGGAATGTTACGGCTATTATCCAGCCGTGGGCTTTGTTTCTACGGCGCGGGATATGGGCAGGCTGATGGCTTTTCTGGTTGGGAATGGCAGCGTGGGCACGGATACGATTTTGCAGGCCGCATCTGTGGAGCGAATGCTGCGCCCAGAGACCACGCTTGCTGCCAAGCGAGGTTGGTTTGACGGCGACTATGCCCTTGGTGTGCGAATTTGGGGAGATCAAAATTTCAAACGAATTGGTGTCACTGGATTTATTGAGGGCCATGTGGCGCAAATGGAATTTTATCCGGCTACAAAATCAGGCTGGGTACTGATGAGTACCGATGTCATGGATCGCAGCGGATTTTTGAGTGAGATGCGTGCGATTTTCAGGAGCAAGCTCGATCAAGTCGAGTCAGCGATTTCCCTGCCCAAAACTGCCCAATTTCCAGTTGCAGGAAGCTACCGATTCAAAAATTCCCGGAACGGTGTTTTGGACTTTGAAGACAATTTGTACGGGCGCTTGACGGTCGAGGCGCAAGGAAGCGATCCAAATGAACGTTGGGCGCATTCCCCAAAGCAGGAGCCGTTTTTGCTCGTATTTCAAAGGCAACGACCTGTCGCAGATTTGGTTGAAGTCCCACATTTTAATGCATTTGCAGGGAAAACCTCAGAGGGAAAGGATTTTTTGGTGGTGGAGGGGAAATACTTCGAAAGGGAGGACTCGTCCCTTGGTTTTATCCGGATTTCATTCGAAATGTATAAAAATCTGGCAGGACTTTTTGTCTGTTTGCTGCCTGTGATTTGGTATTTCCGGCGGCGCTTGGCGTGGGTCGAGGAAAATTTCAGGCTCTCCTGGATGGCGGTATTGCCCTTTTGCCTTGGATTTTTGGGTTATAAGATGCTGATCTCAGAAAATTTTGCCGCATTGGGGAGCTTCGGAATCTATTCAGCAACCCTTGCGACGTTCAGTGTGCTGATTCCTCTTTTTACGGTGTTTGCGGCCGTGCAACTTGTTCGGAATTGGCCTTTCGGAGTTGGGAAATATTTGCGATTGGCCTTCATTCCGCTGGTGCTCGGAAATTTCGGGTTGACCATTTACCTGGCAATTTTTGGAATGATTCCTTTTGTGAGCTGGAACTATTGA